The following are encoded together in the Anopheles nili chromosome 3, idAnoNiliSN_F5_01, whole genome shotgun sequence genome:
- the LOC128727883 gene encoding calcitonin gene-related peptide type 1 receptor isoform X2: MALSTTTDASVDVIAQKRLECLETLNETADTTISGLFCPGTWDGWLCWPDTAAGTSAYALCPAFISGFDPTRFAHKACEENGEWFRHPHTNKSWSNYTTCINLDDYEWRRQVNLIYETGYAISLIAILLSLAILSYFRSLKCARITLHMNLFASFACNNCLWLLWYRLVLTDLDVLQQSGAGCITLHLVLHYFLLTNYSWMLCEGFYLHTVLVSAFVSEKKLLKWLLALGWGSPAIFIVLYGFLRGYASPPHDTIECWMNDSSFNKVFVGPVCISMLLNLVFLFNIMRVLLLKLKAPAGPHGAGPSRTILQAFRATLLLVPLLGLQYMLTPFRPDHGHPYERTYETMLACTSSFQGLFVAVLFCFLNGEVIAQVKRKWRTVFLRTRANSYTATQVSFVRCGPPVPGEEKV; this comes from the exons atgGCCCTCAGTACGACGACCGATGCGTCGGTGGATGTCATCGCACAAAAACGGCTCGAGTGTCTGGAGACGCTCAATGAAACCGCCGATACGACGATATCGG GACTCTTCTGCCCCGGGACATGGGACGGATGGCTGTGTTGGCCGGACACGGCTGCGGGCACCTCGGCGTACGCGCTTTGCCCCGCGTTCATATCAGGTTTCGATCCAACGA GATTCGCGCACAAGGCGTGCGAAGAGAACGGTGAGTGGTTCCGGCATCCGCATACGAACAAGAGCTGGTCGAACTACACAACCTGCATCAACCTAGACGACTACGAG TGGCGAAGGCAGGTGAACCTAATATACGAAACCGGATACGCCATCTCGCTGATAGCCATTCTGCTGTCGCTCGCTATTTTAAGCTACTTTAG GTCGTTGAAGTGCGCACGGATAACGCTACACATGAACCTGTTTGCATCGTTCGCCTGCAACAACTGCCTGTGGCTGTTGTGGTACCGGCTCGTCCTGACCGATCTCGATGTCCTGCAACAGAGCGGT GCTGGCTGCATCACGCTGCACCTGGTGTTGCACTACTTCCTGCTGACCAACTACTCGTGGATGCTGTGCGAGGGCTTCTACCTACACACGGTGCTAGTGTCGGCGTTCGTCTCCGAGAAGAAGCTGCTCAAATGGCTGCTGGCGCTCGGCTGGGGTTCGCCTGCCATCTTTATCGTCCTGTACGGGTTTCTGCGCGGATATGCCAGCCCTCCGCATGACACGATAGA ATGCTGGATGAACGATAGCTCCTTCAACAAGGTGTTCGTCGGACCGGTCTGCATTTCGATGCTGCTGAATCTCGTGTTTTTGTTCAACATCATGCGAgtgttgctgctgaagctAAAGGCTCCCGCCGGACCGCACGGAGCGGGCCCCTCGAGGACGATTCTGCAAGCCTTTCG GGCAACGCTTCTGCTTGTGCCGCTGCTAGGTCTCCAGTACATGCTGACACCGTTCCGTCCAGATCATGGACATCCGTACGAGCGGACGTACGAAACGATGCTCGCTTGCACCTCCTCCTTTCAG GGCTTGTTCGTGGCAGTTCTGTTCTGCTTCCTGAACGGCGAGGTGATCGCACAAGTAAAACGCAAATGGCGTACCGTGTTCCTGCGCACCC
- the LOC128727883 gene encoding calcitonin gene-related peptide type 1 receptor isoform X1 — MALSTTTDASVDVIAQKRLECLETLNETADTTISGLFCPGTWDGWLCWPDTAAGTSAYALCPAFISGFDPTRFAHKACEENGEWFRHPHTNKSWSNYTTCINLDDYEWRRQVNLIYETGYAISLIAILLSLAILSYFRSLKCARITLHMNLFASFACNNCLWLLWYRLVLTDLDVLQQSGAGCITLHLVLHYFLLTNYSWMLCEGFYLHTVLVSAFVSEKKLLKWLLALGWGSPAIFIVLYGFLRGYASPPHDTIECWMNDSSFNKVFVGPVCISMLLNLVFLFNIMRVLLLKLKAPAGPHGAGPSRTILQAFRATLLLVPLLGLQYMLTPFRPDHGHPYERTYETMLACTSSFQGLFVAVLFCFLNGEVIAQVKRKWRTVFLRTRANSYTATQVSPVTLQFVRCGPPVPGEEKV; from the exons atgGCCCTCAGTACGACGACCGATGCGTCGGTGGATGTCATCGCACAAAAACGGCTCGAGTGTCTGGAGACGCTCAATGAAACCGCCGATACGACGATATCGG GACTCTTCTGCCCCGGGACATGGGACGGATGGCTGTGTTGGCCGGACACGGCTGCGGGCACCTCGGCGTACGCGCTTTGCCCCGCGTTCATATCAGGTTTCGATCCAACGA GATTCGCGCACAAGGCGTGCGAAGAGAACGGTGAGTGGTTCCGGCATCCGCATACGAACAAGAGCTGGTCGAACTACACAACCTGCATCAACCTAGACGACTACGAG TGGCGAAGGCAGGTGAACCTAATATACGAAACCGGATACGCCATCTCGCTGATAGCCATTCTGCTGTCGCTCGCTATTTTAAGCTACTTTAG GTCGTTGAAGTGCGCACGGATAACGCTACACATGAACCTGTTTGCATCGTTCGCCTGCAACAACTGCCTGTGGCTGTTGTGGTACCGGCTCGTCCTGACCGATCTCGATGTCCTGCAACAGAGCGGT GCTGGCTGCATCACGCTGCACCTGGTGTTGCACTACTTCCTGCTGACCAACTACTCGTGGATGCTGTGCGAGGGCTTCTACCTACACACGGTGCTAGTGTCGGCGTTCGTCTCCGAGAAGAAGCTGCTCAAATGGCTGCTGGCGCTCGGCTGGGGTTCGCCTGCCATCTTTATCGTCCTGTACGGGTTTCTGCGCGGATATGCCAGCCCTCCGCATGACACGATAGA ATGCTGGATGAACGATAGCTCCTTCAACAAGGTGTTCGTCGGACCGGTCTGCATTTCGATGCTGCTGAATCTCGTGTTTTTGTTCAACATCATGCGAgtgttgctgctgaagctAAAGGCTCCCGCCGGACCGCACGGAGCGGGCCCCTCGAGGACGATTCTGCAAGCCTTTCG GGCAACGCTTCTGCTTGTGCCGCTGCTAGGTCTCCAGTACATGCTGACACCGTTCCGTCCAGATCATGGACATCCGTACGAGCGGACGTACGAAACGATGCTCGCTTGCACCTCCTCCTTTCAG GGCTTGTTCGTGGCAGTTCTGTTCTGCTTCCTGAACGGCGAGGTGATCGCACAAGTAAAACGCAAATGGCGTACCGTGTTCCTGCGCACCC